In Fusobacterium canifelinum, a genomic segment contains:
- a CDS encoding DegT/DnrJ/EryC1/StrS family aminotransferase, producing MKISLLNLKRQYSCLKKDIEMAISEILDGGAYINGPQTKKFEKRMEEYLGVKHAIGIGNGTDALVIALEALGIGRGDEVITSPFTFFATAEAISVVGAVPIFVDVRLEDFNIDENKIEKAITSKTKAIMPVHIFGTPANMDKINEIAKRNNLYVIEDACQAIGAKYKGQMIGSLSDIACFSFFPTKNLGTYGDGGLITTNNDNLATICRALKAHGSGENGEIAYNLLNNIEEEVKLDSQADDTVYNPKKYYNYLIGHNSRLDELHAGILNIKLNYLDEWNSKRNSIAKYYNEKLDNKKYKKMQLRDDNYNVYHMYIIQTEKRNELTKKLDEAEIAYGIYYPVPLHLQKVYKNLGYKEGDLPNAEYLSKRTIAIPVDPELTEEEKEYIVNFLNNLEL from the coding sequence ATGAAAATATCTTTACTAAATTTAAAAAGACAATATAGTTGTTTAAAAAAAGATATAGAAATGGCTATTTCTGAAATTTTAGATGGAGGAGCATATATAAATGGACCTCAAACTAAAAAGTTTGAAAAAAGAATGGAAGAATATCTAGGAGTTAAACATGCAATAGGAATAGGAAATGGAACAGATGCTTTAGTTATAGCTTTAGAAGCATTAGGAATAGGTAGAGGAGATGAAGTTATAACAAGTCCTTTTACATTCTTTGCAACTGCTGAGGCTATATCAGTTGTTGGAGCAGTACCAATTTTTGTTGATGTGAGATTAGAAGATTTTAATATTGATGAAAATAAAATTGAAAAAGCTATAACTTCTAAAACAAAAGCTATTATGCCAGTTCATATTTTTGGAACACCAGCAAATATGGATAAAATAAATGAAATAGCAAAGAGAAATAATTTATATGTGATAGAGGATGCTTGTCAAGCAATTGGAGCAAAATATAAAGGACAAATGATAGGCTCACTTTCTGATATAGCTTGTTTTTCATTTTTTCCAACAAAAAATTTAGGGACTTATGGAGATGGAGGATTAATAACTACAAATAATGATAATCTTGCAACTATTTGTAGAGCTTTAAAAGCTCATGGAAGTGGAGAAAATGGAGAAATAGCATATAATCTACTTAATAATATAGAAGAAGAAGTAAAATTAGATAGTCAAGCAGATGATACAGTTTATAATCCAAAGAAGTATTATAATTATTTAATAGGTCATAATTCAAGATTAGATGAGTTACATGCAGGAATATTAAATATTAAACTAAACTATTTAGATGAATGGAACAGTAAAAGAAATTCTATTGCAAAATACTATAATGAAAAATTAGACAATAAAAAGTATAAAAAAATGCAGTTAAGAGACGATAATTACAATGTTTATCACATGTATATTATCCAAACTGAAAAAAGAAATGAATTGACAAAAAAATTAGATGAAGCAGAAATAGCTTATGGAATTTATTATCCTGTACCTTTACATTTACAAAAAGTATATAAAAATTTGGGATACAAGGAAGGAGATTTGCCAAATGCAGAATATTTATCTAAAAGAACGATTGCAATCCCTGTTGATCCTGAGCTAACTGAAGAAGAAAAAGAATATATTGTAAACTTCTTAAATAATTTAGAATTATAG
- a CDS encoding Gfo/Idh/MocA family protein codes for MYSVAIIGCGRISHKIAEGIAKNNDRMKLDVLCDPIEEKMFETEKTYNKKLEKENTISKYKNYKEILKENKIDIAIISTESGYHEEIGLYFLENGVNLIVEKPLAMSIEGAQKLVDIAKKNNLRLAASHQNRFNYPIQLLKKAIKENRLGRIFNGMARILWTRDDNYYLQAPWRGTWALDGGTLMNQCIHNIDLINWMMDDEIDTVYAQTSKYIRNIEAEDYGVILIRYKSGKIATIEGSAIIYPKNLEETLTITGEKGTVVIGGMAVNKINTWRIEGDNEEEYLSVDCGDPNSVYGYGHEALYKDFIDALDENREPLVTGKAGLEAVKIILAAYKSQKTGLPVKFKEFKEFSTLDMEK; via the coding sequence ATGTATAGTGTTGCAATTATAGGTTGTGGAAGGATATCTCATAAAATAGCAGAAGGAATTGCTAAGAATAATGATAGAATGAAGTTAGATGTTTTATGTGATCCTATAGAAGAAAAGATGTTTGAAACAGAAAAAACATATAATAAAAAATTAGAAAAAGAAAATACCATATCAAAATATAAAAACTATAAAGAAATATTAAAAGAAAATAAAATTGATATAGCAATTATTTCAACAGAAAGTGGATATCATGAAGAAATAGGACTATATTTTCTTGAAAATGGTGTTAATCTTATAGTTGAAAAACCATTAGCTATGTCAATAGAAGGTGCTCAAAAATTAGTTGATATTGCTAAAAAGAATAATTTGAGATTGGCAGCTAGTCATCAAAATAGATTTAACTATCCAATACAACTTTTAAAAAAAGCAATAAAAGAAAACAGATTAGGAAGAATCTTTAATGGGATGGCAAGAATCTTATGGACTAGAGATGATAATTATTATCTTCAAGCTCCATGGAGGGGAACTTGGGCTTTAGATGGTGGAACTTTAATGAATCAGTGTATTCATAATATTGATTTAATAAATTGGATGATGGACGATGAGATAGATACTGTATATGCTCAAACTTCAAAATATATTAGAAATATAGAAGCTGAAGATTATGGAGTTATTCTAATCAGATATAAGTCTGGGAAAATAGCAACAATTGAAGGAAGTGCTATAATATATCCTAAAAATCTTGAAGAAACTTTAACTATAACTGGAGAAAAGGGAACAGTAGTTATTGGAGGAATGGCAGTTAATAAAATAAATACTTGGAGAATAGAAGGAGATAATGAAGAAGAGTATTTATCAGTTGACTGTGGAGATCCTAATTCTGTTTATGGGTATGGGCATGAAGCTCTATATAAAGATTTTATTGATGCTCTTGATGAAAATAGAGAACCATTAGTAACAGGAAAAGCAGGATTAGAAGCAGTAAAAATAATATTAGCTGCATACAAATCTCAAAAAACTGGTTTACCTGTTAAATTTAAAGAATTTAAAGAATTTTCAACATTAGATATGGAGAAATAA
- a CDS encoding DegT/DnrJ/EryC1/StrS family aminotransferase, translated as MEKRKITFSPPDITDREIAEVVDTLKSGWITTGPKTKKFEEEIAKYCGVKKSVCLNSATAAMELALRLFDIGEGDEVITSAYTYTASASVIYHCGAKIVLADTKEGEFNIDPKEIERLITPKTKVIIPVDIAGLPADYSEILEVVEKKKNIFNPKKGTYQEKLGRILVLADAAHSFGSNYKGKKIGSVADITSFSFHAIKNLTTAEGGALTWNLPNNFDNEQIYKELMLLALHGQNKDALAKLKAGAWKYDIVMPGYKCNMTDIMASIGLVQLQRYDSEILKKKAELVSYYEKYLGDLIDKIELPIFKNDIKESCRHLYMIRLKNQDEEKRNEVIARLGENDIATNVHFQPLPLLTAYKKLGFKIEDYPNAYNQYKNEISLPLHDFLSEDDIKYICEHIKKLI; from the coding sequence ATGGAAAAAAGGAAGATTACTTTTTCTCCACCTGATATAACAGACAGAGAAATAGCAGAAGTAGTAGATACATTAAAATCTGGTTGGATTACAACAGGACCTAAAACAAAAAAATTTGAAGAAGAAATAGCAAAGTATTGTGGAGTAAAAAAATCTGTTTGTTTAAATTCAGCAACAGCTGCAATGGAATTAGCCCTTAGATTATTTGATATAGGAGAAGGAGATGAGGTTATAACATCTGCTTATACTTATACAGCTTCAGCTAGTGTAATATATCATTGTGGTGCAAAAATAGTCCTAGCAGATACAAAAGAAGGAGAATTTAATATAGATCCAAAAGAGATTGAAAGGTTGATTACACCTAAAACTAAAGTTATAATACCAGTTGATATTGCTGGACTTCCAGCTGACTATTCTGAAATTTTAGAAGTGGTTGAAAAGAAAAAAAATATATTTAATCCTAAAAAGGGAACTTATCAAGAAAAATTAGGTAGAATACTAGTTTTAGCTGATGCAGCACATTCATTTGGAAGTAACTATAAAGGAAAGAAAATAGGAAGTGTTGCAGATATAACTTCATTTTCGTTTCATGCAATAAAGAATTTAACAACGGCAGAAGGTGGAGCATTGACATGGAATCTTCCTAATAATTTTGATAATGAACAAATTTATAAAGAGTTAATGTTATTAGCTTTACATGGACAAAATAAAGATGCATTAGCAAAACTAAAAGCAGGAGCCTGGAAATATGATATAGTTATGCCTGGTTATAAGTGTAATATGACAGATATTATGGCTTCTATCGGTTTAGTACAACTTCAAAGATATGATAGTGAAATTTTAAAGAAAAAAGCAGAATTAGTATCTTACTATGAAAAGTATCTAGGAGATTTAATAGATAAAATAGAATTACCTATCTTTAAAAATGATATTAAAGAAAGTTGTAGACATTTATATATGATAAGATTAAAAAATCAAGATGAAGAAAAGAGAAATGAAGTAATTGCAAGATTAGGAGAAAATGATATAGCAACAAATGTACATTTTCAACCATTACCACTATTAACAGCCTATAAAAAATTAGGTTTTAAAATAGAAGATTATCCTAATGCTTATAACCAATATAAGAATGAAATTTCTTTGCCACTTCATGATTTTTTAAGTGAAGATGATATCAAATATATTTGTGAACATATAAAAAAATTAATTTAA
- a CDS encoding sugar transferase — protein sequence MLKRIFDIILSLFGLIILLPFMLIIAILIKLDSKGPVFFKQVRVTKNGRQFKIFKYRTMRVGSDKCSQITVGKDNRITKVGAFLRKYKLDEIPQLINVLIGDMSLVGPRPEVPKYVALYTDEQKEILKVRAGITDYASIEFSDENDLLASEEDPEKAYIEKVMPKKIELNKKYISEISILTDIKIILLTIKKILK from the coding sequence TTGTTAAAAAGAATATTTGATATAATTCTTTCTTTATTTGGATTAATAATATTACTACCTTTTATGTTAATAATAGCAATATTGATAAAGTTAGATTCAAAAGGACCTGTATTTTTTAAACAGGTTAGAGTAACGAAAAATGGAAGACAATTTAAAATTTTTAAATATAGAACTATGAGAGTTGGCTCAGATAAATGTAGCCAAATAACAGTTGGAAAAGACAATAGGATAACTAAAGTAGGAGCATTTTTAAGAAAATATAAATTGGATGAAATACCTCAATTAATAAATGTTTTAATAGGTGATATGAGTTTAGTTGGACCAAGACCAGAAGTACCTAAATATGTTGCTCTTTATACAGATGAGCAAAAAGAAATTTTAAAGGTAAGAGCTGGAATAACAGATTATGCTTCAATAGAATTCTCAGATGAAAATGATTTGCTGGCTTCAGAGGAAGACCCAGAAAAAGCATATATAGAAAAAGTTATGCCAAAAAAAATAGAGTTAAATAAGAAGTATATATCAGAAATTTCAATATTGACAGATATAAAAATAATTTTATTGACTATAAAAAAAATACTGAAATAA
- a CDS encoding polysaccharide biosynthesis protein — protein sequence MNSVRKLIKFLIDIFLLNTSLAVSVFLKYDQIQITEKNFKFLIYYNLSFCIIYFILKIYNNSWRFSGVSEYTSLIGLSVSITILSYILSKYLSLNTKSSLYFEVFIIFTFLLILSRFLMFLTRMKGIIKKDLDQENVLIYGAGESGVLLVKESRINPNFPYRIVGFLDDNPNKIGGKVYGLRVFGGLDKIEEIVEKKNISKIIISMPSASQNKISNILKEINKIEGLSAKILPNVDNLIEEGNLTTQLRNIKLEDLLGRDEIKINTKEVFEFIQDKVIFVTGGGGSIGSELINQIAKYNPKKIINIEINENTSYLMELELKRKYPYLDYKTEIASVRDFDKIDMLFNKYKPDILFHAAAHKHVPLMENNPEEAIKNNIFGTRNIAECCLKYKLESVVLISTDKAVNPTNVMGATKRVCEMIFQKYSEKSSETKFMAVRFGNVLGSNGSVIPIFSKLIEEGKNLTLTHKDIIRYFMTIPEAAQLVIEAATIGKGGEILILDMGEPVKIYDLAKNMIKLSGSNVGIDIVGLRPGEKLFEELLYDVNSSEKTSNNKIYITNMENEKVKVNIDDYYTILKDLIKENNTIGMRKTLANIIGTFKGRVE from the coding sequence ATGAATAGTGTGAGGAAATTAATAAAATTCTTAATAGATATATTTTTATTAAATACATCACTAGCTGTTTCTGTTTTTTTAAAATATGATCAAATACAAATAACAGAGAAAAATTTTAAATTTTTAATATACTATAATCTTTCTTTTTGTATTATATATTTTATTTTAAAAATTTATAATAATAGTTGGAGATTTAGTGGTGTTTCAGAGTACACTAGTTTAATAGGTTTAAGTGTATCTATAACAATTTTATCCTATATATTGAGTAAATACTTAAGTCTAAATACAAAGAGTAGTTTATACTTTGAAGTTTTTATTATTTTTACATTTTTGCTTATACTCTCTAGATTTTTAATGTTTTTAACTAGAATGAAAGGAATTATAAAAAAGGATTTAGATCAAGAAAATGTACTTATCTATGGTGCAGGAGAATCTGGGGTTTTATTAGTAAAAGAATCTAGAATAAACCCTAATTTTCCATATAGAATAGTAGGTTTTTTAGATGATAATCCAAATAAAATAGGTGGAAAAGTTTATGGATTAAGAGTTTTTGGAGGATTAGATAAAATAGAAGAAATAGTGGAAAAAAAAAATATTTCTAAAATAATTATATCTATGCCATCAGCAAGTCAAAATAAAATTTCTAATATTTTAAAAGAAATAAACAAAATAGAAGGATTATCTGCAAAGATATTACCAAATGTGGATAATTTAATAGAAGAAGGAAATTTAACTACTCAACTTAGAAATATAAAGTTAGAAGATTTACTAGGTAGAGATGAAATAAAAATAAACACAAAGGAAGTATTTGAATTTATTCAAGATAAGGTTATATTTGTAACTGGAGGAGGAGGAAGCATAGGTTCTGAGCTTATCAATCAAATTGCAAAATATAATCCTAAAAAAATTATTAATATAGAAATTAATGAAAATACTTCTTATCTTATGGAGTTAGAATTAAAAAGAAAATATCCTTATTTAGATTATAAGACTGAAATTGCTAGTGTAAGAGATTTTGATAAAATAGATATGCTATTTAATAAATATAAACCAGACATATTATTTCATGCTGCTGCACATAAGCATGTTCCACTTATGGAAAATAATCCAGAGGAAGCAATAAAGAATAATATATTTGGAACTAGAAATATAGCTGAATGCTGCTTGAAATATAAATTAGAGTCAGTAGTTTTAATTTCAACAGATAAAGCGGTTAATCCTACAAATGTTATGGGAGCAACAAAAAGAGTTTGTGAAATGATTTTTCAAAAATATTCAGAAAAATCAAGTGAGACTAAATTTATGGCAGTTAGATTTGGAAATGTTTTAGGAAGCAATGGTTCAGTTATTCCAATATTTTCTAAATTGATAGAAGAAGGAAAAAATCTAACACTTACTCATAAGGATATTATAAGATATTTCATGACTATACCAGAAGCTGCTCAGTTGGTTATAGAGGCTGCAACTATTGGTAAAGGTGGAGAAATATTAATATTAGACATGGGAGAACCTGTAAAGATATATGATTTAGCTAAAAATATGATTAAATTATCAGGTTCAAATGTTGGTATAGATATAGTTGGTTTAAGACCTGGTGAAAAATTATTTGAAGAACTTTTATATGATGTAAATTCATCAGAAAAGACATCTAATAATAAAATTTATATAACTAATATGGAAAATGAAAAAGTTAAAGTTAATATAGATGATTATTATACTATTCTTAAAGATTTAATTAAAGAAAATAATACCATTGGAATGAGAAAGACTTTGGCCAATATTATTGGAACTTTTAAAGGGAGAGTGGAATAA
- a CDS encoding DapH/DapD/GlmU-related protein — MKLSELNFGKVENNAEFNWLGLTAEEYEGKKVLTFLNDEKYYKEIENNKSISCIITTEEVAKKIRENKYGIIVSKNPRKDFFELHNKLIKENFYFTKKENKISKKACISEKANIGKYNIVIEDDVVIEAGVTVYENVTIKQGTVIKSGTILGADGFQYIKEKEEIIKGEPAGELEISKNVIIHNNTVIDKGIFGKTYIGENTKIYNLVHVAHDSKIGENVFLTAGVIVCGRVKIGDNSYLGPNCTIKNGLILGKNSKVSMGSVVTKDVKDNEVVTGNFAIPHEQFIKNLKKM; from the coding sequence ATGAAATTATCAGAGTTAAATTTTGGTAAAGTAGAAAATAATGCAGAATTTAATTGGTTAGGACTTACAGCTGAAGAATATGAAGGAAAAAAAGTTTTAACTTTTTTAAATGATGAAAAATACTATAAAGAGATTGAAAATAATAAGTCAATTAGTTGTATAATTACAACAGAAGAAGTTGCAAAAAAAATAAGAGAAAATAAATATGGAATTATAGTAAGTAAAAATCCAAGAAAAGATTTTTTTGAATTACATAATAAATTAATCAAAGAAAATTTTTATTTTACTAAAAAAGAGAATAAAATTTCTAAAAAAGCATGTATATCTGAAAAAGCAAATATTGGAAAATATAACATTGTAATAGAAGACGATGTTGTTATTGAAGCAGGAGTAACAGTATATGAAAATGTTACAATTAAACAAGGAACAGTAATAAAAAGTGGTACAATTTTAGGAGCAGATGGTTTTCAATACATAAAAGAAAAAGAAGAAATTATTAAAGGAGAACCTGCTGGAGAGTTAGAAATATCTAAAAATGTAATTATTCATAATAATACAGTAATAGATAAAGGAATTTTTGGGAAAACATATATAGGAGAAAATACTAAAATTTATAATTTAGTTCATGTAGCACATGACTCTAAAATAGGAGAGAATGTATTTTTGACAGCAGGAGTTATTGTGTGTGGTAGGGTAAAAATAGGAGACAATAGCTATTTAGGACCTAATTGTACAATAAAAAATGGTTTAATTTTAGGAAAAAATTCAAAAGTTAGTATGGGCTCAGTAGTAACTAAAGATGTGAAAGATAATGAAGTAGTAACTGGAAATTTCGCTATTCCACATGAACAATTTATAAAAAATTTAAAAAAAATGTAG
- a CDS encoding glycosyltransferase family 4 protein, whose product MDKKNIWIVNHYAVPPELGSLVRHFFFAKNLKDKYNFEIFTSSSIHNTKIEIREDKKSIVSKSYDGVKYNFIKNMKYSGNSFSRILNMLQFALKVPFISAKKFGKPDIVYLSSPCMVSTFFGVILGKVKKAKIITEVRDIWPFSIVDYSEKITEKNIIIRILSVIEKWIYKNSDAVIFTMPGGKEYISDRKWENKVDLNKIFYVNNGVNLEEFKINEDFTEDIDLNSSIRKYVYIGSMRKANDILRLVKIFYKIEKTDLLLLYGNGDEVPEIENFIKTNDIKNIKYKGKVPKSEIPKILNKADVNILMYLPVENSLVEKYGSSQNKLFEYLASGKLIISNRRYGDYDILESNNCGIVKSCKVDSDYEELLKKSKTLSAEEYRKIIDNSKEVIKEYDWINLSKKIDNIFENILQGGR is encoded by the coding sequence ATGGATAAAAAAAATATTTGGATTGTTAACCACTATGCAGTTCCACCAGAACTTGGAAGTTTAGTAAGACATTTTTTCTTTGCTAAAAATTTAAAAGATAAGTATAATTTTGAAATTTTTACATCAAGCTCTATACATAATACTAAAATTGAAATAAGAGAGGATAAAAAATCAATTGTTTCAAAAAGTTATGATGGAGTTAAATATAATTTTATAAAAAATATGAAATATTCAGGAAATAGTTTTTCTAGAATATTAAACATGTTACAATTTGCTTTAAAAGTTCCTTTTATATCAGCTAAAAAATTTGGAAAACCAGATATTGTATATTTATCTTCACCATGTATGGTTTCAACTTTTTTTGGAGTAATTTTAGGAAAAGTAAAAAAAGCTAAAATTATAACTGAAGTAAGGGATATTTGGCCTTTTAGTATAGTCGATTATAGTGAAAAAATTACAGAAAAAAATATAATTATAAGAATTTTATCGGTTATAGAAAAATGGATATATAAGAATTCAGATGCAGTTATATTCACTATGCCAGGTGGAAAAGAATATATTAGTGACAGAAAATGGGAAAATAAAGTAGATTTGAACAAAATTTTTTATGTAAATAATGGGGTTAATTTAGAGGAGTTTAAAATAAATGAAGATTTTACAGAAGATATAGATTTAAATTCTTCAATAAGAAAGTATGTTTATATAGGCTCTATGAGAAAAGCAAATGATATTTTAAGGCTAGTAAAAATATTTTATAAGATAGAAAAAACAGACTTATTGTTACTTTATGGAAATGGGGATGAAGTCCCTGAGATAGAGAATTTTATAAAAACAAATGACATAAAAAATATAAAATACAAGGGGAAAGTTCCTAAGTCAGAAATCCCAAAAATATTAAATAAAGCAGATGTGAATATTTTAATGTATCTTCCTGTTGAAAACAGTTTGGTAGAAAAGTATGGAAGTAGCCAAAATAAATTATTTGAGTACTTAGCAAGTGGAAAATTAATAATTAGTAATAGAAGATATGGAGACTATGATATATTAGAGTCGAATAATTGTGGAATAGTTAAAAGCTGTAAAGTTGATAGTGATTATGAAGAATTACTAAAAAAATCTAAAACTTTATCTGCTGAAGAATATAGGAAAATTATAGACAACTCAAAAGAAGTTATAAAGGAATATGATTGGATAAATTTATCAAAAAAAATAGATAATATTTTTGAAAATATACTACAAGGAGGAAGGTAG
- the wecB gene encoding non-hydrolyzing UDP-N-acetylglucosamine 2-epimerase, whose translation MKKILTIVGARPQFIKSNILSKELQKDFKEILVHTGQHYDENMSNIFFDELKMKKPDYNLGVGSNTHAKQTAEIMIKIEEVIEKEKPDAVLLYGDTNSTLAGAIVAAKLLIPIFHVEGGIRTHCLDQPEEQNRIVTDHLSSLVFVSTSENLNEAKKENLTEKSILVGDIMYDSIKFYTKMIETENIDKMILHLKPLYNSDIKITSKNYYFLTLHRPENTNNINTLEKILNVMEKLENPVLFAVHPRIRKKVDELIKKKSYKNFYFVEPLSYLETLYFTKNAKKVVTDSGGLHKEAYLHGVPCVTILRGGWKETEHHGWNHFVSPTERELLEKINDTNIDWNAKRDEFGTGEACKKIVKEILKYFKEKENV comes from the coding sequence ATGAAAAAAATTTTAACTATAGTTGGAGCAAGACCACAATTTATTAAATCAAATATTTTATCTAAAGAATTGCAAAAAGATTTCAAAGAGATATTAGTTCATACTGGGCAACATTATGATGAAAATATGTCAAATATCTTTTTTGATGAATTAAAGATGAAAAAACCAGATTACAATCTAGGTGTAGGATCTAATACTCATGCTAAACAAACAGCAGAGATAATGATAAAAATAGAAGAAGTTATAGAGAAAGAAAAACCAGATGCAGTTCTACTTTATGGGGATACAAACTCAACATTAGCAGGTGCAATAGTGGCAGCAAAATTACTTATTCCTATATTTCATGTAGAGGGAGGAATAAGAACACATTGTTTAGATCAACCAGAAGAACAAAATAGAATAGTGACAGATCATTTATCTTCATTAGTTTTCGTAAGTACTTCAGAAAATTTAAATGAAGCTAAAAAAGAAAATTTAACAGAGAAGTCAATTTTAGTAGGAGATATAATGTATGACTCTATAAAATTTTATACAAAAATGATAGAAACTGAAAATATAGATAAAATGATTTTGCATTTAAAACCTTTATATAATTCTGATATAAAAATAACAAGTAAAAATTATTACTTTTTAACTTTACATAGACCAGAAAATACAAATAATATAAATACATTAGAAAAAATTTTAAATGTAATGGAAAAATTAGAAAATCCTGTACTTTTTGCAGTGCATCCTAGAATAAGGAAAAAAGTAGATGAGTTAATAAAGAAAAAAAGTTATAAGAATTTCTATTTTGTAGAACCATTATCATATTTAGAAACATTATATTTTACTAAAAATGCTAAAAAAGTAGTTACAGATTCAGGAGGTTTACATAAAGAAGCTTATTTACATGGAGTTCCTTGTGTTACAATTTTAAGAGGTGGATGGAAAGAAACAGAACATCATGGATGGAATCATTTTGTTTCACCAACAGAAAGAGAACTCTTAGAAAAAATTAATGATACAAATATAGACTGGAATGCTAAAAGAGATGAATTTGGTACAGGTGAAGCTTGTAAAAAAATAGTAAAAGAAATTTTGAAATATTTTAAGGAGAAAGAAAATGTATAG
- a CDS encoding nucleotide sugar dehydrogenase — translation MIENIKICVVGLGYVGLPLAIAFAEKDFSVIGFDLNQEKIKKYLEGIDPTNEVGNDKIKHIKNLEYTSNNAKISEADFIIIAVPTPVLENKSPDFRPLIGASTIIGKNMKKGSIVVYESTVYPGATEEVCLPILEKESGMKCGVDFKIGYSPERVNPADKVNTLTKIKKITSGIDKESSDIIAEVYGSIIEAGIHKASSIKVAEAAKVIENSQRDINIAFINELAMIFDRIGIDTLEVLEAAGTKWNFLPYRPGLVGGHCIGVDPYYLADKANELGYHAQVILAGRRINDGMAKFVAEKTIKKLINANIRIKGADILVMGLTFKENCPDLRNSKVNDIILELKEYGVNIHVVDPIAEKVEAKKEYGIDLENLKDIKNMDAIIVAVGHKEYRDMDIKELHKYYNEVYSKPLLIDVKSIFNKEEAEKEYDYWRL, via the coding sequence ATGATAGAAAACATCAAAATTTGTGTAGTTGGATTAGGATATGTAGGTTTACCTTTAGCCATTGCTTTTGCTGAAAAAGATTTTAGTGTTATAGGTTTTGATTTAAATCAAGAAAAAATAAAAAAATATTTGGAGGGAATTGATCCAACAAATGAAGTTGGAAATGATAAAATAAAACATATTAAAAATTTAGAATATACTTCTAATAATGCAAAGATATCAGAAGCAGATTTTATTATCATAGCAGTACCGACTCCAGTATTAGAAAATAAATCGCCAGATTTTAGACCATTGATAGGAGCTTCAACTATTATTGGAAAAAATATGAAAAAAGGCTCAATAGTTGTTTATGAATCTACTGTTTATCCTGGTGCAACTGAAGAAGTATGTTTACCCATTTTAGAAAAAGAATCAGGTATGAAATGTGGGGTTGATTTTAAAATAGGCTATTCACCAGAAAGAGTAAATCCAGCTGACAAGGTGAATACACTGACAAAAATCAAAAAAATTACCTCTGGAATAGATAAAGAAAGTTCAGATATAATAGCAGAAGTTTATGGTTCTATAATAGAAGCTGGAATACATAAAGCAAGTTCAATAAAAGTTGCAGAAGCAGCAAAGGTGATAGAAAATTCTCAAAGAGATATAAATATAGCATTTATAAATGAGTTAGCAATGATTTTTGATAGAATAGGGATTGATACTTTAGAAGTACTAGAAGCTGCAGGAACAAAATGGAATTTTTTACCATATAGACCAGGATTAGTTGGAGGACATTGTATAGGAGTAGATCCATATTATCTTGCAGATAAAGCAAATGAATTAGGTTATCATGCACAAGTGATATTAGCAGGAAGAAGAATTAATGATGGGATGGCTAAGTTTGTAGCAGAAAAAACTATAAAAAAATTAATTAATGCTAATATAAGAATAAAGGGTGCAGATATTTTAGTAATGGGATTGACTTTTAAAGAAAATTGTCCTGATTTAAGAAATTCAAAAGTAAATGATATTATATTAGAATTAAAAGAATATGGAGTAAATATCCATGTAGTAGATCCAATTGCAGAAAAAGTAGAAGCTAAAAAAGAATATGGGATTGATTTAGAAAATCTTAAAGACATAAAAAATATGGATGCTATTATAGTAGCAGTTGGTCATAAAGAATATAGAGATATGGATATAAAAGAATTACATAAATACTATAATGAAGTTTATAGTAAACCATTACTTATAGATGTAAAATCTATTTTTAATAAAGAAGAAGCAGAGAAAGAGTATGATTACTGGAGGCTATAA